In Campylobacterota bacterium, the sequence TCCTCCTAAGATCTTTCTCCCGTATCATCCTTCGCTTGACTGGCGTCCATCAAACCGCGGAAAGGGGAAAGTCAAGGATCAGGGGAGGGATAACCGAGGAACGAAGAGACGACGGGCGGCAAAGCCGCGAGCGAAGCGAATTATGCTCACCCCTTGAGCTTTCCCCGGGCGGTTTGATAGCCTGTTAAGGAAGCGAAGGGGTGATACGGGTTAAGAGATTAGGAGGTGAGGATTTCGGCCCGATCAAGATAAAGCGGAAAAGGAGTTTTGGGAGAAAATAAAAATGGTTTTAAACGCGGCCTCGTAGAGGATCGCACGATTTTGGAGGCCGAGGGATCGAGGCCGGATTTCCCCGCGAGCCGGGGAGCTGGGAAGGAATGTCAATAAAAACAAATATAGTTAAATAACTTATTTAACCTTTTCAAACTCCTCAACCAGCAGCTTCTTTGCATATGCGGTGACATCTTTGCAGCCGTTGGAAAACGCGATTGGCTGCAACACGTCCAGCAGCTCTTGCGAGACATAGAACTGGATCCGCTTATTTTGCTTTTGGTAGTCGTCCACCACCGGACGGCCGATCGTAGCCGATCCGGTCCCCTCGGTATTCTTTGAAACTTCCTCGAAATGGTTCACGGCCGCGACTGTTTCAGTCTTTTTGAATCCTTTGAATGCCATTCGATCCCCCTTACTTGTATGTGTTGATTATGTTAAGTAAGTTATTAAAATCATCTGAGACTTTCCGGTAACTGAACCCGAACAGCCCGCCTTCTGACTGCATCTGCGCGATTGTCTTGTGCTCCACGAAAATATTTTGCATCGCCGTCGAGGAGCGCAGCGGAACGATCGGCAGATGATCGAATCCAAACTCTTTGAGCGTATCGAGCATCGCCACATAATCTTTGTCGTCTTCCTTGATCTTATTCGGAACGAGGATGATATTCTCGTTCAGTGCCAAAACGGAGTTGATCGCCTCGATCGTCACTTCTACGTTCGCCTGCTCGACGATGAACGGAATGACGACGACGTTGGAACGCTTGAGCACGTCGGCCATGTGCGCCGTGATTCCTCCCCCGAAATCGTAGATAACATCATCGAGATCCTTGGGAACCGCACCGGTCGCAATCAGAAGATGATCGTCATCGAGATGGTTTTTCAAAACCGTATAGGTTTCATTCGCCACGATCCCGAAATCGAGCGTGTACGCGAGATTGAGGGCGATCGAGGTTTTCCCCTGGCCGCCCTTGAAATTCATGACTGAGATCTGCATTGTCGTCCTCTGTATTAAATAAGATATTAATGTTATTATAGTTAAATAAGTTATTAAAGTCAATGCAATTAAATAGCTTTCGCTATTTGGGAATGTTTTGAATGAGTATAGAATAAACAGCAAGGAGTTCGCATGTTTGATGTTTTCAAGAAGTGGTTGGGAATTGGCGGAATCGATTGCACTGATCCGGTGCAGCGCAAAATCTATTGTTCCAGTGCAACAGAG encodes:
- a CDS encoding ParA family protein, which translates into the protein MQISVMNFKGGQGKTSIALNLAYTLDFGIVANETYTVLKNHLDDDHLLIATGAVPKDLDDVIYDFGGGITAHMADVLKRSNVVVIPFIVEQANVEVTIEAINSVLALNENIILVPNKIKEDDKDYVAMLDTLKEFGFDHLPIVPLRSSTAMQNIFVEHKTIAQMQSEGGLFGFSYRKVSDDFNNLLNIINTYK